In a single window of the Coffea eugenioides isolate CCC68of chromosome 3, Ceug_1.0, whole genome shotgun sequence genome:
- the LOC113764923 gene encoding glycine-rich protein 23-like codes for MLRVSLLFHACFLEAKMRGVLGRTFVLVAFLALVLDGVVLADVKGAKDEKHLFGPRPHPGLFGRKGFKHGIGGGLGGGYGGGAGGGLGGGGGLGGGGGLGGGGGLGHGGGLGGGLGGGSGLGGGGGLGGLGGRSCLGGGGLGGGGLGGGAGAGFGGGAGGGAGGGGGFGGGGGAGGGLGGGAGSGFGGGAGGGLGGGGGGFGGGGGGGGGAGGGFGGGAGYGAGGGLGGGLGGGGGGGFGGGGGIGGDHN; via the coding sequence ATGCTTAGggtttctcttctttttcatgCTTGTTTTCTTGAAGCAAAAATGAGGGGAGTTTTGGGACGTACTTTTGTGCTTGTTGCCTTCCTTGCTTTGGTTCTTGATGGGGTGGTTTTGGCGGATGTGAAAGGTGCTAAGGATGAGAAACATTTGTTTGGTCCTAGACCTCATCCAGGACTATTTGGAAGAAAGGGTTTTAAACATGGGATTGGTGGAGGTCTAGGTGGTGGTTATGGAGGTGGAGCTGGAGGTGGTTTGGGTGGTGGAGGAGGATTAGGTGGAGGGGGTGGtcttggtggtggtggtgggctAGGTCATGGTGGAGGTCTTGGAGGTGGTTTGGGTGGTGGAAGTGGTCTTGGTGGTGGCGGAGGTCTTGGAGGTCTTGGAGGGAGGTCTTGTCTTGGAGGTGGTGGGCTAGGAGGTGGTGGTCTAGGTGGCGGTGCAGGTGCAGGTTTTGGAGGTGGAGCTGGTGGAGGAGCTGGTGGGGGTGGAGGATttggtggaggtggtggtgcTGGTGGAGGCTTAGGTGGTGGTGCTGGTAGTGGCTTTGGAGGTGGTGCAGGAGGTGGCCttggaggtggtggtggcggcTTTGgcggtggaggaggaggaggaggcggTGCAGGGGGAGGTTTCGGCGGGGGAGCAGGATATGGTGCTGGCGGAGGTTTAGGGGGTGGTCTTGGTGGTGGCGGAGGAGGTGGCTTTGGAGGGGGTGGAGGTATTGGAGGTGATCACAATTAA
- the LOC113764663 gene encoding uncharacterized protein LOC113764663, whose amino-acid sequence MDPRSPTIAALLFSLILALFSLQSLITTEAASVVFLDSPVHQYLRSPSDPNALTETDSISLAEVSASVSVLLGYAPPSTISAASSSKLNKVLAPNPFDRPRAVFALEVTGIKDSQLVGTGKFGGALKSKVLVGESDGHIQLPGEDEVSVISLNDLPGFDSDALSSDNELLEFATFLGGSYASNDLPLTGELTVPSAGDANVKLDLSKKAEMEFINSLVALLRKVERALVILEDLSGSKQKHAELITGSFDGIKVLQEHYGTDSVVQQGVELFALSIPKIFDYLEARYKGQIVGVIIHGEAPASESKKLLNVEIASRASPRWLEETKTPTNSTLVSEIVLVRRTIAWVTGILLLIATLLGVYFLLYMPLTRDTLLYSNVKLD is encoded by the exons ATGGATCCACGGAGTCCTACAATCGCTGCTctgttattttcattaattcTCGCTTTATTCTCTCTGCAATCTCTG ATCACTACTGAAGCCGCATCAGTTGTCTTCTTGGATAGTCCTGTTCATCAATATCTTCGTTCACCTTCCGACCCGAACGCTTTAACTGAG ACTGATTCAATTTCGCTGGCAGAAGTCAGTGCTTCAGTATCAGTGTTGCTTGGCTATGCTCCTCCTTCCACAATTTCAGCAGCTAGTTCTTCTAAG CTCAATAAGGTGCTTGCTCCTAATCCATTTGATAGGCCTCGTGCTGTCTTTGCTCTAGAAGTTACAGGAATAAAAG ATTCACAGCTTGTAGGTACAGGAAAATTTGGTGGTGCTCTCAAGAGCAAggttttggttggagaaagtgACGGTCATATCCAACTTCCTG GTGAGGATGAAGTATCGGTCATCTCTTTGAATGATCTCCCTGGTTTTGATTCTGATGCTCTGTCCTCAGATAACGAACTACTTGAATTT GCAACCTTCTTGGGTGGTTCATATGCTTCCAATGACTTGCCACTCACTGGAGAGTTGACAGTCCCGTCAGCTGGTGATGCCAATGTCAAACTTGATTTGTCAAAG AAAGCAGAAATGGAATTTATAAACAGTCTTGTAGCTCTCCTCCGCAAAGTTGAAAGGGCATTGGtgattcttgaagatttgtCTGGAAGTAAACAGAAGCATGCTGAGTTAATTACTGGATCATTTGATGGTATTAAG GTTTTGCAAGAGCACTATGGAACTGATAGTGTTGTGCAGCAAGGAGTGGAATTATTTGCTCTTTCCATTCCAAAGATCTTTGATTACTTAGAAGCGAGATATAAAG GTCAAATTGTTGGAGTGATCATCCATGGTGAAGCACCTGCTTCAGAGTCAAAGAAACTACTGAATGTTGAGATTGCTTCTCGGGCATCTCCACGTTGGCTGGAGGAAACAAAAACTCCAACTAATTCAACTCTGGTTTCCGAAATAGTGCTGGTTAGGAGGACCATTGCATGGGTAACAGGAATCTTGCTGTTAATTGCAACTCTCTTAGGA GTTTATTTTCTTCTCTACATGCCACTCACCAGGGACACCCTATTGTATTCTAATGTCAAGCTTGACTAA
- the LOC113765529 gene encoding uncharacterized protein LOC113765529: protein MKNGESTYEPPRGRGKNKCFWTPEEVKALVEALKELSYDPLWKNDGGFKQNYMFEVHNIISSKIPNFTKKVDPHVESKVKWLKSKFYAISKMLRQSGCKWNAAEKMISCERQWYDNWVKTHKEAKGLWNMKFPYLRDLEVVYGDDIVKAEEIEGFEDADQNMETALIEANVMDFSDEGNEEANSVTQDKEANTTSTSTLRKQKRQTSPISKESKKVKSSVAPSLVPEQFEMMTGKFEVLLDHLATIATTMAKEDQRAQLAADRSNRVVEELLKLGLPTGDLFGAANILCAESSKLSVFFQLSPKMRRQYVNYLLYPTSSLSGSSN from the exons ATGAAGAATGGTGAGTCCACTTATGAACCACCGCGTGGGCGTGGCAAGAATAAATGCTTTTGGACTCCTGAAGAGGTAAAAGCATTAGTTGAAGCACTAAAAGAGTTGTCATATGATCCTTTATGGAAAAATGATGGTGGATTTAAGCAAAACTATATGTTTGAGGTGCACAATATTATTTCAAGTAAGATTCCAAATTTCACGAAGAAAGTTGATCCGCATGTTGAGTCAAAAGTGAAGTGGTTGAAGAGCAAATTTTATGCAATTAGTAAGATGTTAAGACAAAGTGGTTGCAAATGGAATGCTGCTGAGAAGATGATCAGCTGTGAGAGACAGTGGTATGACAATTGGGTTAAG ACGCATAAAGAGGCAAAGGGGCTCTGGAATATGAAGTTTCCATACTTGCGTGATCTTGAAGTGGTATATGGAGATGATATAGTGAAAGCGGAAGAAATTGAAGGCTTTGAAGATGCTGACCAAAACATGGAGACAGCATTAATAGAGGCTAATGTTATGGATTTCAGTGATGAAGGTAATGAGGAGGCAAATTCAGTTACCCAAGACAAAGAAGCAAACACAACTAGCACTAGTACTTTAAGGAAGCAGAAGAGACAAACATCTCCTATAAGTAAGGAATCCAAGAAAGTGAAGTCATCAGTAGCACCGTCACTGGTTCCAGAACAATTTGAGATGATGACAGGAAAATTTGAAGTGCTGTTGGATCACTTGGCTACAATAGCAACAACAATGGCTAAGGAGGACCAGCGTGCACAATTAGCAGCAGATAGAAGTAATCGGGTGGTGGAAGAGCTTTTGAAACTTGGCTTACCTACTGGAGATCTTTTTGGTGCAGCTAATATTCTCTGTGCAGAATCTTCCAAGCTTAGTGTGTTCTTTCAACTTTCTCCTAAAATGAGGAGGCAATACGTGAACTATCTTCTGTATCCTACCTCTAGTCTTTCTGGTTCTAGTAACTAG
- the LOC113765271 gene encoding protein disulfide isomerase pTAC5, chloroplastic: MSSTLPLCFKFNQPQSFPYLKPPTFSCTFQYNLTRNTHICFTFSSSNSNSSNPLNYGPQDEARWHREEQRWLREEQRWLREEQRWQAERLALLNEIQRLNLRVQELEQLNSVQETSLSETIANIAKLLQVLKEGDLGKSINKIPESRAGALPFGVETAQKVEEMVVKEVVEVPEKENNGNKRVTLRMGSEGDDVEAMQEALLKLGFYSGEEDMEFSSFSTGTERAVKTWQASLGAPEDGIMTAELLERLYIEQNRGTPSFTGGKGPEDSSTTNPEENGANGAATASITEISEVKETVVGKDGVTGINMSEHRVFLLGENRWEEPSRLAGRNKQPETKIGSGKTMTKCPSCHGEGRLLCMECDGTGEPNVEPQFLEWVEEGAKCPYCEGLGHTTCDVCEGRKVIEA; encoded by the exons ATGTCATCTACACTACCATTATGTTTCAAATTCAACCAGCCCCAATCTTTTCCATATCTCAAGCCGCCTACTTTTTCTTGTACTTTTCAGTACAATCTCACGCGGAATACTCATATTTGCTTTACATTTTCATCTTCCAACTCAAACAGCAGCAACCCTTTAAACTACGGACCTCAAGATGAGGCTAGGTGGCACAGGGAAGAGCAGAGGTGGCTCAGAGAGGAGCAGAGGTGGCTCCGCGAGGAGCAGCGGTGGCAGGCTGAAAGGCTAGCTTTGTTAAATGAAATTCAGAGGCTGAATCTCCGTGTACAAGAGCTTGAACAACTGAATTCTGTGCAAGAAACTTCACTCTCTGAAACTATAGCAAACATTGCTAAGTTGTTGCAG GTCTTGAAGGAGGGGGACTTGGGGAAGAGTATCAATAAAATTCCAGAGAGCAGAGCAGGTGCTCTGCCGTTTGGTGTAGAAACAGCACAGAAAGTGGAGGAAATGGTTGTGAAGGAAGTTGTTGAAGTTCCTGAAAAGGAAAACAATGGAAATAAGAGGGTAACGTTAAGGATGGGATCCGAAGGAGATGATGTTGAAGCAATGCAG GAGGCACTGCTAAAACTAGGATTTTATTCTGGTGAGGAAGACATGGAATTTTCCAGCTTCTCAACTGGGACTGAACGTGCTGTCAAAACTTGGCAA GCTAGTTTAGGTGCCCCAGAAGATGGTATCATGACAGCAGAACTTCTTGAAAGACTATACATTGAGCAAAATAGGGGGACTCCTAGCTTTACTGGAGGAAAAGGTCCAGAAGATTCGAGTACTACTAACCCTGAGGAG AATGGTGCAAATGGAGCTGCAACAGCTTCAATAACTGAAATTTCAGAAGTTAAGGAAACAGTAGTTGGCAAAGATGGTGTGACAGGAATTAACATGTCTGAACATCGAGTTTTTCTTCTTGGAGAGAACCGATGGGAAGAACCTTCAAGACTAGCAGGGAGAAACAAACAACCTGAAACCAAGATTGGTAGCGGTAAAACCATGACAAAGTGTCCTTCTTGTCATGGAGAAGGCCGCTTGTTATGCATGG AATGTGATGGAACTGGTGAGCCAAACGTTGAGCCACAG TTTCTGGAATGGGTAGAGGAAGGAGCAAAGTGTCCATATTGTGAAGGTCTAGGACACACAACTTGTGATGTATGTGAAGGAAGAAAGGTCATTGAGGCATAA
- the LOC113765720 gene encoding chalcone--flavonone isomerase-like, whose protein sequence is MILMAPAFSVSEVEVEGHVFPSSMKPSGSNGTFFLGGAGYRGLEIQGKFIKFSLPGVYLEETAIPSLAAKWKGKTAEELMESVEFFRDIITGPFEKFIRLTFLKPLTGEEFSKKVSEDCADYLKVIGSYTDAEDKAIEKFHDIFKNESFQPGDSILYSQSPLGSLRISFSKHDSIPEVSSGVVENKPLSETVLESIIGWDGVSPSTRKSLAVRVSDLLKVSDTAS, encoded by the exons ATGATACTAATGGCGCCGGCATTCTCCGTTAGCGAAGTTGAAGTTGAGGGCCACGTGTTCCCTTCGTCCATGAAGCCTTCTGGCTCCAACGGTACCTTTTTTCTTGGAGGCGCGGGGTATAGAGGATTGGAAATTCAAGGCAAGTTTATCAAGTTCTCACTTCCTGGAGTGTATTTGGAGGAGACTGCAATTCCGTCACTCGCCGCCAAGTGGAAGGGCAAGACTGCTGAGGAGTTGATGGAATCTGTTGAGTTCTTCAGGGACATCATTACAG GTCCCTTTGAGAAGTTCATTAGGTTGACATTTTTGAAGCCCTTGACGGGTGAGGAATTCTCGAAAAAAGTAAGTGAAGATTGTGCCGATTACTTGAAAGTAATTGGAAGTTACACTGATGCAGAGGATAAAGCTATTGAAAAGTTCCATGATATTTTCAAGAACGAGTCCTTCCAACCTGGTGACTCCATCCTGTACTCCCAATCACCCCTTGGATCACTAAGAATTAGCTTCTCCAAGCATGATTCCATACCCGAGGTTAGCAGTGGAGTTGTGGAGAACAAACCACTATCTGAAACAGTACTGGAATCCATTATTGGCTGGGATGGTGTTTCACCTTCTACAAGGAAGAGTCTGGCAGTACGAGTATCAGACTTGTTGAAAGTGTCTGACACTGCATCATAG